Proteins encoded in a region of the Acidobacteriota bacterium genome:
- a CDS encoding DMT family transporter, producing the protein MRSGIDGRTAALTLVVLVAFASNSLLTRGALGAHEIDAAAFTAVRLIAGAAALALIARVQSGTWAPLRGAEVVGPAALFAYAVPFSFAYLRIGAAVGALVLFGAVQLTMIGYGLARGERPAVPAWIGVVLAVGGLGMLTLSPATRPDPTGLLLMAMAGAAWGVYSLAGRGQLDPIASNARSFFWSGLAALPLALAPASRSTATARGFGLALISGALTSGVGYALWYRVLPRLSVTQASVAQLSVPIIAALGAVVLLGEAITPRLVISGVAVLAGVGLVLSARTRRTA; encoded by the coding sequence GTGCGTTCCGGCATCGATGGCCGAACCGCTGCGCTCACGCTCGTCGTGCTCGTCGCTTTCGCGTCGAACTCGCTGCTCACGCGCGGCGCGCTCGGCGCGCACGAGATCGACGCCGCGGCCTTCACCGCGGTTCGACTGATCGCGGGCGCCGCCGCGCTCGCGTTGATCGCACGCGTCCAGAGCGGGACGTGGGCGCCGTTGCGCGGTGCCGAAGTCGTCGGGCCGGCCGCGCTCTTCGCCTACGCCGTGCCGTTCTCGTTCGCCTATCTCCGCATCGGCGCCGCGGTGGGCGCGCTCGTCCTGTTCGGCGCCGTGCAGCTCACGATGATCGGCTACGGCCTCGCGCGCGGTGAACGGCCGGCCGTGCCGGCCTGGATCGGCGTCGTGCTCGCCGTGGGCGGCCTGGGGATGCTGACGTTGTCGCCGGCTACGCGTCCGGATCCGACAGGACTGCTGCTGATGGCGATGGCGGGCGCCGCATGGGGCGTCTACTCGCTGGCCGGCAGAGGCCAGCTCGATCCGATCGCCTCGAACGCACGCAGCTTCTTCTGGAGCGGCCTGGCGGCGCTCCCGCTGGCGCTTGCGCCGGCGTCGAGATCCACGGCGACCGCTCGAGGTTTCGGCCTGGCCCTGATCTCGGGCGCGCTCACCTCGGGCGTCGGCTACGCGCTCTGGTATCGCGTGTTGCCGCGGCTCTCCGTGACGCAGGCCTCCGTCGCGCAGTTGAGCGTGCCGATCATCGCCGCGCTCGGTGCGGTCGTGTTGCTCGGCGAAGCCATCACACCGCGCCTGGTGATCTCCGGCGTCGCCGTGCTCGCCGGCGTCGGGCTCGTGCTCTCCGCTCGGACGCGCCGCACGGCCTAG
- a CDS encoding methyltransferase domain-containing protein yields MFTLDRIVPWGRSFDEYRRMFALTGADLRSTMIGCGDGPASFNAEATRRGSRVVSCDPIYQYDAGQIRARIDTTYGRILDETRRNADEFVWDDIRSPEELGRVRLAAMNEFLADFGGAGRAAGRYVAAALPHLPFADASFDLVLSSHLLFLYTEQLGAAFHDAAIREMCRVAAECRVFPLLALGGRPSPFVDPAVRALTAAGLAVSMEDVPYEFQRGGNKMMRIRR; encoded by the coding sequence ATGTTCACGCTCGATCGGATCGTGCCGTGGGGCCGGTCCTTCGACGAGTACCGGCGGATGTTCGCGCTGACCGGCGCCGATCTGCGTTCGACGATGATCGGCTGCGGCGACGGCCCGGCGAGCTTCAACGCCGAGGCGACCCGTCGCGGGTCACGGGTCGTGTCGTGCGATCCGATCTACCAGTACGACGCCGGGCAAATCAGGGCACGCATCGACACGACGTACGGCCGGATTCTGGACGAGACCCGGCGCAACGCGGACGAGTTCGTGTGGGATGACATCCGGTCTCCCGAGGAGCTCGGCCGGGTTCGGCTGGCGGCCATGAACGAGTTCCTTGCGGACTTCGGCGGCGCCGGCAGGGCCGCAGGCCGGTACGTCGCGGCGGCGCTGCCGCATCTGCCGTTCGCCGATGCCTCGTTCGACCTCGTGCTCTCGTCGCACCTGCTGTTTCTCTACACCGAGCAGCTCGGCGCGGCCTTCCACGACGCGGCGATCCGCGAGATGTGCCGGGTGGCGGCCGAGTGCCGCGTCTTCCCGCTGCTGGCGCTGGGCGGCCGCCCGTCGCCGTTCGTCGATCCGGCGGTCCGCGCGCTGACCGCCGCCGGCCTGGCGGTTTCGATGGAGGACGTACCGTACGAGTTCCAGCGCGGCGGGAACAAGATGATGCGCATCCGCAGGTGA
- a CDS encoding glycoside hydrolase family 16 protein → MRTAVIAALVLSAAGAARQPAPSVLFFDDFAGSALDRSKWNVIVSGRTVNNEQQAYVDSPETVNLVRDASAEGAENGALEIRPRYRAGFETADGRSFDFTSGRLESRGKFDFTYGTAAARIKMTAGAGLWPAFWLLGNDGWPATGEIDVMENVGDPLWTSVALHGAGYSGNTPLVARHEFAAGSDITSWHVYSVDWSPDLIVFKVDDVEVYRATKATVERHGAWAYDTLKFVILNFALGGAYPQGVNKVNAPYPGLSAETVDLIKADRARFLVDWVRVTRR, encoded by the coding sequence ATGAGAACAGCAGTGATCGCGGCATTGGTGCTGTCCGCCGCCGGCGCCGCGCGCCAGCCGGCGCCGAGCGTTCTGTTCTTCGACGACTTCGCCGGCAGCGCGCTCGATCGGTCGAAGTGGAACGTCATCGTCAGCGGCCGGACGGTCAACAACGAGCAGCAGGCCTACGTGGACTCGCCGGAGACGGTCAATCTCGTCCGGGACGCGTCGGCCGAGGGCGCCGAGAACGGCGCGCTCGAGATTCGGCCTCGCTATCGCGCGGGGTTCGAGACGGCCGACGGCCGCTCGTTCGACTTCACGTCGGGCCGTCTCGAGTCGCGGGGCAAGTTCGATTTCACGTACGGCACCGCCGCGGCACGCATCAAGATGACGGCCGGCGCGGGCCTGTGGCCGGCGTTCTGGCTGCTCGGCAACGACGGGTGGCCGGCGACCGGCGAGATCGACGTCATGGAGAACGTCGGCGACCCGCTGTGGACGAGTGTCGCGCTCCACGGCGCCGGCTACTCGGGCAACACGCCGCTCGTCGCCCGCCACGAGTTCGCGGCCGGGAGCGACATCACGAGCTGGCACGTGTACTCCGTGGACTGGTCACCCGATCTCATCGTCTTCAAGGTGGACGACGTCGAGGTCTACCGTGCGACGAAGGCGACGGTCGAGCGCCATGGCGCGTGGGCGTACGACACGCTGAAGTTCGTCATCCTCAACTTCGCGCTGGGTGGCGCCTACCCGCAGGGGGTGAACAAGGTGAATGCGCCGTACCCGGGGCTGAGCGCGGAGACCGTCGATCTGATCAAGGCCGATCGCGCGAGGTTCCTCGTGGACTGGGTGCGCGTCACGCGCCGCTGA
- a CDS encoding YaeQ family protein, giving the protein MSLTATVHQFDIDLADHDRGVYETLNLRVARHPSESEDFLVARVLAFALEYEEGIEFSKGGISSPEEPAIAVRDLTGACRRWIEIGTPEPERLHRAAKAASSVAVYVHRDPAKWLDRVAGERIHRVEAMRLWALDRPLIAGLAARLDRRVQFALAISDRELIVSLRDDTLCGAVRPLSLSRS; this is encoded by the coding sequence ATGTCTCTGACCGCCACGGTTCACCAGTTCGACATCGACCTCGCTGACCACGACCGCGGTGTGTACGAGACGTTGAACCTGCGCGTGGCGCGCCATCCGTCGGAGTCGGAGGACTTTCTCGTCGCGCGCGTGCTCGCCTTCGCGCTCGAGTACGAGGAAGGCATCGAGTTCTCGAAAGGCGGCATCTCGAGCCCCGAGGAGCCGGCAATCGCCGTGCGCGATCTGACCGGCGCCTGCCGCCGCTGGATCGAGATCGGCACGCCCGAGCCGGAGCGGCTGCACCGGGCGGCGAAGGCCGCGTCGAGCGTCGCCGTGTACGTGCATCGCGATCCCGCGAAATGGCTCGATCGTGTCGCGGGCGAGCGGATCCATCGCGTCGAGGCGATGCGCCTGTGGGCCCTCGACCGCCCGCTGATCGCCGGGCTCGCCGCGCGTCTCGATCGGCGCGTCCAGTTCGCCCTGGCGATCTCGGACCGCGAGCTGATCGTCTCGTTGCGCGACGACACGCTCTGCGGCGCGGTGAGGCCGTTGTCGCTCAGCCGATCGTAG
- a CDS encoding antibiotic biosynthesis monooxygenase, with translation MSITRLNHFEAKPGRGGDLRRFLEQVIDVIRLADGCRSCELLESTDVPEKLAIVEVWDNVASHRAAANRITPAQLQEAMALMAGPPSGAYYVVVKS, from the coding sequence ATGTCCATCACGCGACTGAATCACTTCGAAGCCAAGCCGGGCCGCGGTGGAGACTTGCGCCGGTTTCTCGAGCAGGTGATCGACGTGATCCGGCTGGCCGACGGCTGCCGATCGTGCGAGCTGCTCGAGTCGACCGACGTGCCGGAGAAGCTGGCGATCGTCGAAGTCTGGGACAACGTCGCCTCGCATCGCGCCGCCGCGAACCGCATCACGCCGGCACAGCTTCAGGAGGCGATGGCGCTGATGGCCGGTCCGCCATCCGGCGCCTACTACGTCGTCGTGAAGAGCTGA
- a CDS encoding thioredoxin family protein, with amino-acid sequence MAVHSTMIDLGTKAPAFALPDVVTGETVSLDTFADAKALLVMFICRHCPFVKHVQDELARLGRDYQPRGLGIVAISANDAETHPGDRPESLAEMASAVGFTFPLCYDERQDVARAYSAACTPDFFLFDVDRRLVYRGQLDDSRPGSGKPVTGRDLRAAIDAVLTGRPVPADQRPSVGCGIKWKAAR; translated from the coding sequence ATGGCTGTCCACTCCACGATGATCGACCTCGGCACGAAGGCGCCGGCGTTCGCGCTGCCGGACGTCGTGACCGGCGAGACCGTCTCGCTCGACACGTTTGCCGACGCGAAGGCGCTGCTCGTCATGTTCATCTGCCGGCACTGCCCCTTCGTGAAGCACGTGCAGGACGAGCTGGCGCGTCTCGGGCGCGACTACCAGCCGCGCGGCCTCGGCATCGTCGCGATCAGCGCCAACGACGCCGAGACGCACCCGGGCGACCGCCCCGAGAGCCTCGCCGAGATGGCGAGCGCAGTCGGGTTCACGTTTCCACTGTGCTACGACGAACGCCAGGACGTGGCGCGCGCGTACTCGGCGGCCTGCACGCCTGACTTCTTCCTGTTCGACGTGGATCGCCGGCTGGTGTACCGCGGTCAGCTCGACGACAGCCGGCCGGGCAGCGGCAAGCCGGTGACCGGCCGCGACCTGCGGGCGGCGATCGACGCCGTGCTCACCGGTCGCCCCGTGCCCGCCGATCAGCGGCCGAGCGTCGGCTGCGGGATCAAGTGGAAGGCGGCGCGCTGA
- the odhB gene encoding 2-oxoglutarate dehydrogenase complex dihydrolipoyllysine-residue succinyltransferase, which produces MTVNIVVPEMGESVVDARVARWLKKEGEAVTVGEPLVELETDKVDVEVNAPRNGVLETIAQAEGADVKIGDVLGTVAEGAAAAAPAAAASAPVAPAASERGAGASAGGTSAGGASAAPVAATPSARRAARAQDVPIGEVKAEGPRVTKADVERAAAVTPLSRPFAALSDAVKHAAAPAPAPAPPAQGAPTAVAPIAPAVAGERREERVRMSKRRATIAKRLVEAQHTAAMLTTFNEVDMSAVMALRERHKESFKTKHGFALGIVSFFVKASIAALREFPRLNAEIRGDEMVLKHYYDVGVAVGAAEGLVVPVLRDADRLSFAAVEGKIREFAKKAGDGTLTLDDLRGGTFSITNGGVFGSLMSTPILNPPQVGILGLHAIKDRPAAVNGQIAIRPMMYLALTYDHRIVDGSEAVRFLVRVKDLIEDPAALVIEG; this is translated from the coding sequence ATGACCGTGAACATCGTGGTGCCCGAGATGGGCGAGTCCGTCGTCGACGCGCGCGTCGCGCGGTGGCTGAAGAAGGAAGGCGAGGCCGTGACGGTGGGCGAGCCGCTCGTCGAGCTCGAGACCGACAAGGTCGACGTCGAGGTCAACGCGCCGCGCAACGGCGTGCTCGAGACGATCGCGCAGGCCGAGGGCGCGGACGTGAAGATCGGCGACGTGCTCGGCACGGTCGCCGAGGGCGCGGCGGCCGCGGCCCCCGCCGCTGCGGCATCTGCCCCTGTAGCGCCGGCGGCGTCGGAGCGCGGCGCCGGCGCGAGCGCGGGTGGGACGAGCGCGGGTGGCGCGAGCGCGGCGCCGGTGGCCGCGACGCCGTCCGCGCGCCGGGCGGCGCGCGCGCAGGACGTGCCGATCGGCGAGGTGAAAGCCGAGGGGCCGCGCGTCACCAAGGCGGACGTCGAGCGCGCGGCCGCCGTGACGCCGCTGTCGCGCCCGTTCGCGGCGCTGTCGGATGCGGTCAAGCACGCCGCGGCGCCGGCGCCGGCACCAGCTCCTCCTGCGCAGGGCGCGCCGACCGCCGTCGCGCCGATCGCCCCGGCCGTCGCGGGCGAACGGCGCGAGGAGCGCGTGCGCATGTCGAAGCGGCGCGCGACGATCGCGAAGCGCCTCGTCGAGGCGCAGCACACCGCCGCGATGCTGACGACCTTCAACGAGGTCGACATGAGCGCCGTGATGGCGCTGCGCGAGCGGCACAAGGAATCGTTCAAGACGAAGCACGGGTTCGCGCTCGGCATCGTCTCGTTCTTCGTCAAGGCGTCCATCGCCGCGCTCCGCGAGTTCCCGCGGCTGAACGCGGAGATCCGGGGCGACGAGATGGTGCTCAAGCACTACTACGACGTCGGCGTCGCCGTCGGGGCGGCCGAAGGGCTGGTCGTGCCGGTGCTGCGCGACGCCGACCGCCTGTCGTTCGCCGCCGTGGAAGGGAAGATCCGCGAGTTCGCGAAGAAGGCGGGCGACGGCACGCTCACGCTCGACGACCTGCGCGGCGGCACCTTCAGCATCACGAACGGCGGCGTGTTCGGGTCGCTGATGAGCACGCCGATCCTCAATCCACCGCAGGTCGGCATCCTCGGCCTGCACGCGATCAAGGATCGGCCCGCCGCCGTGAACGGCCAGATCGCGATCAGGCCGATGATGTATCTCGCCCTCACCTACGACCATCGCATCGTGGACGGCAGCGAAGCGGTGCGGTTCCTCGTTCGCGTCAAGGACCTCATCGAAGATCCCGCCGCGCTCGTCATCGAGGGATAG
- a CDS encoding 2-oxoglutarate dehydrogenase E1 component yields the protein MPFDLNDFQGVNAGVVLELYDRYRADPASVDEATRALFRHWTPPADTPPAGAPTVRPDLIDLIVGAANLAQSIRLYGHLAAQIDPLGARRLGDPALLPETHGVTVDDLKALPATLVKGPVTAGARTMWDVIERLRHIYCSTTGYDIAHIFVPEERDWLNEAIETGRYRAPRDPIDPSALLDRLTDVEAFERFLHRTFPGKTRFSIEGLDMLVPVLDELIWDAAESGIRQAFIAMAHRGRLNVMAHVLGKPYEQILAEFKDPVRGGLDDDEGLQWSGDVKYHLGASRAVNGGEEVKMLVSMPPNPSHLEAINPVLEGMARAAGSDVSKRGAPVFNPDAVLPILIHGDASFPGQGIVVETLNMHRLPGYTTGGTVHIIANNQIGFTTNPQDAASTLYASGPARGFKIPIFHVNADDPEACVAVVRLAYAYRMKFHRDVLIDVVGYRRYGHNEGDEPAFTQPVISRKIAEHPTVREMWARTLETRGLLSKEQAQSLLNLRLDRLQRIYDALDPEKSLVEELPEIAAPGTAEHTRTAVPADRLGALNASLLVVPDGFAINRKLERGRERRRQAFASLTERTVDWAMAEELALASILEDGTPVRFTGEDVERGTFSHRHAVFYDANTGARYSPLQSIPQARVAFEIHNSPLTENATIGFEYGYDIQAPDRLVVWEAQYGDFINGAQMMLDEFVLSARAKWGQEPGLVLLLPHGYEGQGPDHASARPERFLQLAADTNVRVVNCTSAAQYFHVLRRQAALLVKDPLPLVVLTPKSLLRHPFVASAPADLAEGQWMKVIDDEEALRRADDVRRLVFATGKVSVDLLTSAHRHASPAVAITRVEQLYPLPINEMLQSLESYPRLEEVLWVQEEPENMGAWEFVRPLIEDLVGPRRLAVLARPRSSSPAEGSAARHARNQEQLLARAFELRSDAGAGIGAENRQV from the coding sequence ATGCCTTTCGACTTGAACGACTTTCAAGGGGTGAACGCCGGGGTCGTGCTCGAGCTGTACGATCGCTACCGCGCCGATCCGGCATCGGTGGACGAGGCGACCCGCGCGCTCTTCCGGCACTGGACCCCGCCGGCCGACACCCCGCCGGCCGGCGCCCCCACCGTTCGGCCCGATCTCATCGATCTCATCGTGGGCGCCGCGAACCTGGCGCAGTCGATCCGGCTCTACGGCCACCTGGCGGCGCAGATCGATCCGCTGGGCGCGCGCAGGCTCGGCGATCCGGCGCTCCTGCCCGAGACGCACGGCGTCACCGTCGACGATCTGAAGGCGCTGCCGGCCACGCTCGTCAAGGGCCCCGTGACGGCCGGCGCGCGCACGATGTGGGACGTCATCGAGCGGCTGAGGCACATCTACTGCTCGACGACCGGCTACGACATCGCCCACATCTTCGTGCCGGAGGAGCGCGACTGGCTCAACGAGGCCATCGAGACCGGCCGCTACCGCGCGCCTCGGGATCCGATCGATCCGTCGGCGCTGCTCGATCGGCTCACCGACGTCGAGGCGTTCGAGCGGTTCCTCCACCGCACGTTCCCCGGCAAGACGCGCTTCTCGATCGAAGGCCTCGACATGCTCGTGCCGGTGCTCGACGAGCTGATCTGGGACGCGGCCGAGTCGGGCATCCGGCAGGCGTTCATCGCGATGGCGCACCGCGGCCGGCTCAACGTCATGGCGCACGTGCTCGGCAAGCCGTACGAGCAGATCCTCGCGGAGTTCAAGGATCCGGTCCGCGGCGGCCTCGACGACGACGAGGGCCTGCAGTGGAGCGGCGACGTGAAGTACCACCTCGGCGCGTCGCGGGCGGTGAACGGCGGCGAGGAAGTGAAGATGCTCGTGTCGATGCCGCCGAACCCCAGCCACCTCGAGGCGATCAACCCGGTGCTCGAGGGGATGGCGCGCGCCGCCGGCAGCGACGTGTCGAAGCGCGGCGCGCCGGTGTTCAATCCCGACGCCGTTCTGCCGATCCTGATCCACGGCGACGCCTCCTTCCCCGGCCAGGGCATCGTCGTCGAGACGCTGAACATGCACCGGCTGCCGGGCTACACGACCGGCGGCACGGTCCACATCATCGCGAACAACCAGATCGGGTTCACGACCAACCCGCAGGATGCGGCGAGCACGCTGTACGCGAGCGGGCCGGCGCGCGGGTTCAAGATCCCGATCTTTCACGTGAACGCCGACGATCCCGAAGCGTGCGTCGCCGTGGTGCGGCTGGCGTACGCCTACCGGATGAAGTTCCACCGCGACGTGCTGATCGACGTCGTGGGCTACCGGCGCTACGGCCACAACGAGGGCGACGAGCCGGCGTTCACGCAGCCGGTGATCTCGCGGAAGATCGCCGAGCATCCGACGGTGCGCGAGATGTGGGCGCGCACGCTCGAGACGCGCGGCCTGCTGTCGAAGGAGCAGGCGCAGTCGCTGCTGAACCTGCGGCTCGATCGGCTGCAGCGGATCTACGACGCGCTCGATCCCGAGAAGAGCCTCGTCGAGGAGCTGCCGGAGATCGCGGCGCCCGGCACGGCGGAGCACACGCGCACGGCCGTGCCGGCCGACCGGCTGGGCGCGCTCAACGCCAGCCTGCTCGTCGTGCCCGACGGGTTCGCGATCAACCGGAAGCTCGAGCGCGGGCGCGAGCGGCGCCGGCAGGCATTCGCGTCGCTGACCGAGCGCACCGTGGACTGGGCGATGGCCGAGGAGCTGGCGCTCGCGTCGATCCTCGAGGACGGCACGCCGGTTCGCTTCACCGGTGAGGACGTCGAGCGAGGCACGTTCAGCCACCGGCACGCCGTGTTCTACGACGCCAACACGGGCGCGCGGTACTCGCCGCTGCAGTCGATCCCGCAGGCGCGTGTGGCCTTCGAGATCCACAACAGCCCGCTCACCGAGAACGCGACCATCGGGTTCGAGTACGGCTACGACATCCAGGCGCCGGATCGGCTCGTGGTCTGGGAGGCGCAGTACGGCGACTTCATCAACGGCGCGCAGATGATGCTCGACGAGTTCGTGCTCTCCGCGCGCGCGAAGTGGGGGCAGGAGCCGGGGCTGGTCCTGCTGCTGCCGCACGGCTACGAGGGGCAGGGCCCCGACCACGCGAGCGCCCGCCCGGAGCGCTTCCTGCAGCTCGCCGCCGACACGAACGTGCGCGTCGTCAACTGCACGAGCGCGGCGCAGTACTTCCACGTGCTGCGACGGCAGGCGGCGCTGCTCGTGAAGGATCCGCTCCCGCTCGTCGTCCTCACGCCGAAGAGCCTGCTGCGTCACCCGTTCGTCGCCTCGGCGCCGGCCGATCTCGCGGAAGGGCAGTGGATGAAGGTGATCGACGACGAGGAGGCGCTGCGCCGGGCGGACGACGTGCGGCGGCTCGTCTTCGCCACCGGCAAGGTGTCGGTGGATCTGCTGACGAGCGCGCACCGGCACGCGTCGCCGGCCGTCGCGATCACGCGGGTGGAGCAGCTCTATCCGCTGCCGATCAACGAGATGCTGCAGAGCCTGGAGTCGTATCCCCGGCTCGAAGAGGTGCTCTGGGTCCAGGAGGAGCCGGAGAACATGGGCGCGTGGGAGTTCGTGCGTCCGCTGATCGAGGATCTCGTCGGACCGCGCCGGCTGGCGGTGCTGGCGCGGCCGCGGAGCTCGAGCCCGGCGGAAGGGTCGGCCGCGCGGCACGCGCGCAACCAGGAGCAACTGCTCGCGCGCGCGTTCGAGCTGCGCTCGGATGCCGGTGCCGGCATCGGTGCCGAGAACCGCCAGGTCTGA
- the fumC gene encoding class II fumarate hydratase, giving the protein MGEIAVPADRYWGAQTERSLHHFSIGREHFPRPMIRALGVLKKAAALTNGELGALTKAQVDLIVAAADEVIDGKLDTHFPLFVWQTGSGTQTNMNANEVISNRAIELAGGVIGSKKPIHPNDHVNRGQSSNDTFPTAMHIAAAEEVVHHLLPAVDQLSSTLRHKAAAYADIVKIGRTHLQDATPITLGQEMSGWVAQIGLAVAAVEAALPPVYELALGGTAVGTGLNTHPDYAVRSARHIATITGLPFKTAPNKFAALAGHEALVSLHGALKTLAAALMKIANDVRWLASGPRSGLGELVIPENEPGSSIMPGKVNPTQSEAMTMVAAQVMGNDVAVGIGGASGNFELNVFKPLVIHNVLQSIQLLGDACTNFNRFCAVGIEPNRARIDENLHKSLMLVTALNPHIGYDNAAKIAKKAHKDGTTLVEAAAALGLVTPEQFGAWVDPKKMTEPGD; this is encoded by the coding sequence ATGGGCGAAATCGCGGTCCCGGCCGATCGCTACTGGGGCGCGCAAACCGAGCGATCGCTGCACCACTTCAGCATCGGCCGCGAGCACTTTCCGCGGCCCATGATCCGCGCGTTGGGCGTGCTGAAGAAAGCCGCGGCGCTCACCAACGGCGAGCTCGGCGCGCTCACGAAGGCGCAGGTGGACCTGATCGTCGCGGCGGCCGACGAGGTGATCGACGGCAAGCTCGATACGCACTTCCCGCTGTTCGTCTGGCAGACCGGCAGCGGCACGCAGACGAACATGAACGCGAACGAGGTGATTTCGAACCGCGCGATCGAGCTGGCCGGCGGCGTCATCGGCTCCAAGAAGCCGATCCATCCCAACGACCACGTCAATCGCGGGCAGTCGTCGAACGACACGTTTCCGACCGCGATGCACATCGCCGCCGCCGAAGAAGTGGTGCATCACCTGCTGCCCGCCGTCGATCAGCTCAGCAGCACGCTCCGCCACAAAGCTGCCGCCTACGCCGACATCGTCAAGATCGGCCGCACGCACCTGCAGGACGCGACGCCGATCACGCTCGGACAGGAGATGTCCGGCTGGGTGGCGCAGATCGGCCTCGCCGTGGCGGCGGTGGAGGCCGCGCTGCCGCCGGTCTACGAGCTCGCGCTCGGCGGCACGGCCGTCGGCACCGGGCTGAACACGCACCCGGACTACGCCGTGCGGAGCGCGCGGCACATCGCCACGATCACGGGCCTGCCGTTCAAGACCGCGCCGAACAAGTTCGCCGCGCTCGCGGGCCACGAGGCGCTCGTGTCGCTGCACGGCGCGCTGAAGACGCTCGCGGCGGCGCTGATGAAGATCGCCAACGACGTGCGGTGGCTCGCGTCAGGACCGCGCTCGGGCCTCGGCGAGCTCGTGATCCCGGAGAACGAGCCGGGCAGCTCGATCATGCCCGGCAAGGTCAACCCGACGCAGTCCGAGGCGATGACGATGGTCGCCGCGCAGGTGATGGGCAACGACGTCGCCGTCGGCATCGGCGGCGCCTCGGGCAATTTCGAGCTGAACGTCTTCAAGCCGCTCGTCATCCACAACGTGCTCCAGAGCATCCAACTGCTCGGCGATGCGTGCACGAACTTCAACCGGTTCTGTGCCGTCGGCATCGAGCCGAATCGCGCGCGCATCGACGAGAACCTGCACAAGAGCCTCATGCTCGTGACCGCGCTCAACCCGCACATCGGCTACGACAACGCCGCGAAGATCGCGAAGAAGGCGCACAAGGACGGCACGACGCTCGTGGAGGCTGCCGCGGCGCTGGGCCTCGTCACGCCCGAGCAGTTCGGCGCCTGGGTGGATCCGAAGAAGATGACCGAGCCGGGAGACTGA
- a CDS encoding c-type cytochrome codes for MRVLSRKLVTAAAMLAGAVAFVSAAPGEQGPPPGQGPGGRGGGAPLENIKVLPKEWSRPQVQQLMQTFVEALGVAAPAGEGCGHCHTVDTSAPPPQPGRGPSFKFADDEKKEKDIARKMIQMTMALNADTLNAVGDTAVKEKVSCWSCHQGNKKPAMAPPNGWGRGNFTLINPGPTLPQRGARPGGAPGGPGGAPGGPQ; via the coding sequence ATGCGTGTTCTGTCACGGAAGCTGGTCACTGCCGCGGCCATGCTGGCCGGGGCGGTGGCGTTTGTCTCTGCCGCCCCCGGCGAGCAGGGACCGCCCCCCGGCCAGGGGCCGGGCGGCCGAGGCGGTGGTGCGCCGCTCGAGAACATCAAGGTTCTACCCAAGGAATGGTCGCGCCCGCAGGTGCAGCAGTTGATGCAGACGTTCGTCGAGGCGCTGGGCGTGGCCGCCCCCGCCGGCGAGGGTTGCGGCCACTGCCACACCGTCGATACCAGCGCGCCGCCGCCGCAGCCCGGCCGCGGCCCGAGCTTCAAGTTCGCGGACGATGAGAAGAAAGAGAAGGACATCGCCCGCAAGATGATCCAGATGACCATGGCGCTGAACGCCGACACGTTGAACGCCGTCGGCGATACCGCCGTGAAGGAGAAAGTGAGCTGCTGGAGCTGCCACCAGGGCAACAAGAAGCCGGCCATGGCGCCGCCGAACGGCTGGGGGCGCGGCAACTTCACGTTGATCAATCCGGGCCCCACGCTGCCGCAGCGCGGCGCGCGGCCTGGCGGCGCTCCGGGCGGTCCCGGCGGCGCGCCCGGCGGTCCGCAGTAG